A window of the Brumimicrobium sp. genome harbors these coding sequences:
- a CDS encoding YfjI family protein: MNTKNYIQSLQNSLERIQGKDNEISINLIDFLPKNMAGIVRDLESKLNYNPDFCILPMLVTSAGAIGNARKSHIAGYDVISVLFGANVGVPSSNKSQAFKFAIEPLKKNFEREFLRYKEDLAEWKEQHNEWKNKSKAEREGEKEPIQPHKVFSYQSDATIEYLAKALEANPRGCFLQMDELKGFIVTFNRQQGSNAEQKILSLFDGTPIIDGRMGRELTYSGLNSLLSITGTIQPDVIHRTFKNSPQNGFVERFLFAYPDAEPLPWNQSATKEIKDEIQRKWGKIVGNLLSLDNGDADGTNSDAGFIPFSNSAKDLLIRWNGFNTERQKEKPEVNAILGKFNIIVPRLALILQLIAESGSREISELNTQRAIQLGEYYILNALKVTNLIKHGSEESEDRTDVAKRKLYSLLPDEFETKDATALAGEIDVSVPTIKRYLNDNDFFESAGHGKWRRKSIK, encoded by the coding sequence ATGAATACAAAAAACTATATTCAAAGCCTTCAAAATTCTTTAGAGAGAATACAAGGCAAAGATAACGAAATTTCTATAAATCTGATTGACTTCCTACCTAAAAATATGGCTGGTATTGTCAGAGATTTAGAAAGTAAGTTAAATTACAACCCTGATTTTTGTATTTTACCAATGCTGGTTACAAGTGCTGGAGCAATCGGAAACGCTCGAAAAAGTCATATAGCTGGCTACGATGTTATAAGCGTTCTTTTTGGTGCAAATGTAGGCGTTCCAAGCTCGAATAAATCACAGGCGTTTAAATTCGCCATAGAGCCATTAAAAAAGAACTTTGAGCGTGAGTTTTTACGATATAAAGAGGATTTAGCAGAATGGAAAGAACAGCACAACGAGTGGAAAAATAAGAGCAAAGCCGAAAGGGAGGGAGAAAAAGAACCCATACAACCTCATAAAGTTTTCAGTTATCAAAGTGATGCTACAATTGAATATTTAGCCAAGGCTTTAGAGGCGAACCCACGAGGTTGTTTTTTACAAATGGACGAACTCAAAGGATTTATAGTAACGTTCAACAGGCAACAGGGGAGCAATGCAGAACAAAAGATTTTATCACTATTTGACGGCACGCCAATAATTGACGGCAGAATGGGGAGAGAGTTAACGTATAGCGGACTAAATTCTTTACTAAGTATCACGGGAACAATCCAACCCGATGTTATACATAGGACGTTTAAAAATAGTCCTCAAAATGGATTTGTAGAACGTTTCTTATTTGCATATCCTGATGCAGAGCCTTTGCCGTGGAATCAATCCGCCACAAAAGAGATTAAAGACGAAATTCAACGTAAGTGGGGAAAAATAGTAGGTAACTTATTGAGTTTGGATAATGGAGATGCAGACGGTACTAATTCTGACGCTGGCTTTATACCATTTTCCAATAGTGCTAAAGATTTACTAATAAGATGGAATGGATTTAATACTGAAAGACAAAAGGAGAAACCCGAAGTAAATGCAATTTTAGGAAAATTCAATATTATCGTTCCACGACTAGCACTCATTTTACAATTGATAGCGGAAAGCGGAAGCCGTGAGATTAGCGAACTCAATACACAAAGAGCAATTCAGTTAGGGGAGTACTACATTCTGAATGCGTTAAAAGTTACTAATCTAATTAAGCATGGTAGCGAAGAAAGTGAGGACAGAACAGATGTAGCGAAAAGAAAACTTTATTCGTTACTTCCTGATGAATTTGAAACTAAAGATGCAACCGCTTTAGCTGGAGAGATTGACGTTAGTGTTCCTACAATCAAACGTTATTTGAATGACAATGATTTTTTTGAAAGTGCTGGACACGGAAAATGGAGACGTAAAAGTATAAAGTAA
- a CDS encoding PriCT-2 domain-containing protein: MIESILNKKISMFRRVSEPQNPTEVNLFEVLTSDKYKSLVEQCSQITDKKERNKWKVKNVPAITVSGTFSYRSEKNLIKHSGLIALDLDGVHDINKLKEDVSKLPFVAYCGKSVSQTGLFAIIPIPESNIQEHRERFNALERLFISKFKISESFDTSVKDVSRLRFVSYDADAYFNHDADVYTGILKESIREQEVSVKTQQKQYYRPTYFNNNTLEKVWECVDIIQDRKLDFAPDYDTYIKTGFALASLGEDGREIFHAVCQYSTKYNYKDADVDFTNCLKTGRNISIGTFFQFCNDYGIRYLNERAVPLKSWKVFHPQKVLSVPPHHEPTTPTQIAVIETKEEKQTIHPPKKKEPLNVIEIDYSDLPFFDDAPTPIVKNEFDYTKEIEEIKQFFENTELPKESVKLDVCTTVTDCKKFYSSHIPIIENYNGKRIARPYLDRLLNLKKWIESNNQNKWLSLDELKAIFKPCSNYYPDEVLDHINREQLKELEKDNFFSFDKNVGVYFLSNSTPF, encoded by the coding sequence ATGATAGAATCAATTTTAAATAAGAAAATTTCAATGTTTCGTAGAGTGAGTGAACCGCAGAATCCTACGGAAGTCAATTTGTTTGAAGTGCTAACTTCTGATAAATATAAATCACTGGTAGAACAATGTTCGCAAATTACAGATAAAAAGGAGCGTAATAAATGGAAAGTAAAAAATGTTCCTGCAATTACAGTTAGTGGTACTTTCTCATATCGGAGCGAAAAGAATCTAATCAAACATAGTGGATTGATAGCTTTAGATTTGGACGGAGTGCATGATATTAACAAGCTGAAAGAAGATGTTTCTAAACTTCCATTTGTTGCGTATTGTGGAAAGAGTGTTTCTCAAACTGGATTATTTGCAATTATCCCAATTCCTGAAAGTAATATTCAAGAACACAGGGAGCGTTTTAATGCTTTAGAAAGGTTGTTTATTTCTAAGTTTAAAATAAGTGAATCATTTGATACAAGCGTTAAGGATGTTTCAAGATTAAGGTTTGTTAGTTATGATGCTGATGCTTATTTTAATCACGATGCAGATGTTTATACAGGTATTTTAAAGGAAAGCATAAGAGAGCAAGAAGTAAGCGTAAAAACGCAACAAAAACAATATTACAGACCGACTTATTTTAATAATAATACGCTGGAGAAAGTTTGGGAATGCGTGGACATTATCCAAGATAGAAAGCTGGACTTTGCTCCTGATTATGATACTTATATTAAGACTGGATTTGCTTTAGCAAGTTTAGGAGAGGACGGTAGGGAAATATTCCATGCAGTTTGTCAATATTCCACAAAGTACAATTATAAAGATGCTGATGTAGATTTTACTAATTGCCTGAAAACAGGGCGAAATATAAGTATAGGAACATTTTTTCAATTTTGTAATGATTATGGAATCCGATATTTAAACGAACGTGCTGTTCCTTTGAAAAGCTGGAAAGTATTCCACCCTCAAAAGGTTTTAAGCGTTCCACCTCATCACGAACCCACCACACCCACACAGATTGCCGTTATCGAAACAAAAGAGGAAAAGCAAACAATCCACCCACCCAAGAAAAAAGAGCCGTTAAATGTTATCGAAATAGATTATTCAGATTTACCATTTTTTGACGATGCACCAACGCCAATAGTTAAGAATGAATTTGACTACACAAAGGAAATTGAGGAGATTAAACAATTCTTTGAGAATACAGAGCTTCCGAAAGAATCCGTAAAATTAGACGTTTGCACGACCGTAACAGACTGTAAAAAGTTTTATTCAAGTCATATTCCAATTATTGAGAACTACAACGGAAAACGTATTGCACGACCGTATTTAGATAGGTTATTGAATTTGAAAAAATGGATTGAATCTAACAATCAAAACAAATGGTTATCACTCGATGAATTAAAAGCAATATTCAAACCTTGTTCAAATTATTATCCTGATGAAGTACTGGATCATATTAACAGGGAGCAATTAAAGGAACTGGAGAAAGATAATTTCTTTTCTTTTGATAAGAATGTAGGAGTTTATTTTTTGAGCAATTCCACGCCTTTTTAA
- a CDS encoding aspartate kinase, producing the protein MKVFKFGGASVKSADAVKNVQSIISRYSDRLVVVVSAMGKTTNALEEITKALFDNDKDIFTELVNECRYFHLQIMNELFDENNLSIFDEVNQVFDSLIEKKNQVISDNYDFLYDQIVSLGEVVSTLIVSAYLAQKNEKVCWKDARTFLRTNDKYRAAKIDWEITQQFIKEEIFSSDCQIIVTQGFLGHTVEGNTTTLGREGSDFTAAIIAYCIQAESVTIWKDVPGMLNADPKWFSDTVKLDKISFKEAIELAYYGASVIHPKTIQPLQNKNIPLYIKSFIHPAADGSVIQESMEFDGLVPSFIVKTKQILLSLTPKDFSFVVEENLRDIFEKLAQFGAHINVMQNAAVSFTVCMDIDAHKLDALIQEFQKEYKVKYNTELELLTIRHYDQETIDRVVGDKEILMEQRTRHTVRIVMR; encoded by the coding sequence ATGAAAGTATTCAAATTTGGAGGAGCTTCTGTTAAATCGGCAGATGCAGTTAAAAACGTTCAATCAATTATTAGTCGTTATTCAGATCGATTGGTAGTGGTAGTCTCAGCTATGGGGAAAACAACGAACGCTTTAGAGGAAATCACAAAGGCATTATTTGATAACGATAAAGATATTTTTACAGAATTAGTTAATGAATGCCGCTATTTTCATCTTCAAATAATGAATGAACTTTTTGATGAAAATAACTTGTCTATTTTTGATGAGGTAAACCAAGTATTTGATAGCTTGATTGAAAAGAAAAATCAAGTAATTTCAGATAATTATGATTTTCTCTATGATCAAATTGTATCTTTAGGAGAGGTGGTGTCTACGTTGATTGTTTCCGCATATTTGGCACAAAAGAATGAGAAAGTATGTTGGAAGGATGCCCGTACCTTTTTACGCACAAATGACAAATACAGAGCTGCAAAAATAGATTGGGAGATCACACAACAATTTATAAAAGAGGAAATTTTTTCTTCGGATTGTCAAATAATAGTTACACAAGGATTCCTAGGACATACTGTAGAGGGAAATACCACAACCTTAGGGAGAGAAGGGTCAGATTTTACGGCGGCAATTATTGCTTATTGCATTCAGGCTGAGAGTGTGACAATTTGGAAAGATGTACCGGGTATGCTCAATGCAGATCCAAAATGGTTTAGCGATACAGTGAAACTGGATAAAATCTCTTTTAAAGAAGCTATTGAGTTAGCCTATTATGGAGCTTCAGTAATTCATCCCAAAACGATACAACCTCTGCAAAATAAGAATATTCCTTTATACATTAAGTCATTTATTCATCCAGCAGCTGATGGCTCAGTTATTCAGGAATCTATGGAGTTTGATGGATTAGTTCCTTCCTTTATTGTAAAAACAAAACAGATATTGTTATCTCTTACGCCAAAAGATTTCTCTTTTGTGGTAGAAGAAAATTTACGAGATATTTTCGAAAAGCTAGCCCAATTTGGAGCTCATATTAATGTGATGCAAAATGCTGCAGTTAGTTTTACAGTTTGTATGGATATCGATGCACATAAATTGGATGCGCTCATACAAGAATTCCAGAAGGAATATAAGGTGAAATATAATACCGAATTGGAATTACTTACAATTCGTCATTACGACCAAGAGACTATTGATCGCGTGGTTGGTGATAAAGAGATTTTAATGGAGCAACGAACAAGACATACGGTGCGTATTGTCATGAGATAA
- a CDS encoding 2-hydroxyacid dehydrogenase, producing MKVLFIDIVHPILQEKLTNKKITCVDGTTWSRDKCKEEIPSFDGIVIRSRFPMDKDFLQYAVNLKFILRSGAGLENIDLNYAESQGIVCFNAPEGNRNAVGEHALAMLLALFNKLLQGDKEVRQGIWDREGNRGLELDGKTVGIIGYGNNGNAFAKKLSGFDVEVLAYDKYKKNYGNQYAKEASMHEIFEKADIFSFHIPQTEETIYMADEHFFNSFKKPFYLINVARGKIVKTAALLNAIEQGKVLGACLDVMEFESASFEQSMQDSQNSVFSHLVNSNKIIFSPHVAGWTVESYYKLSEVLADKMIAYYGL from the coding sequence ATGAAAGTCCTATTCATAGATATAGTCCATCCAATCCTACAAGAAAAGTTAACTAATAAGAAAATAACTTGTGTTGACGGAACCACTTGGTCACGAGATAAATGTAAAGAAGAAATTCCCTCTTTCGATGGTATTGTAATTCGTTCTCGTTTTCCCATGGATAAAGATTTTTTACAATATGCAGTTAATCTCAAATTTATTTTACGAAGTGGTGCTGGACTGGAAAACATCGACTTAAACTATGCAGAAAGCCAAGGAATTGTTTGCTTCAATGCGCCCGAAGGGAATCGAAATGCAGTTGGAGAACATGCTCTAGCTATGTTATTGGCACTATTTAATAAACTGCTTCAGGGAGATAAAGAAGTTCGTCAAGGAATTTGGGATAGAGAGGGAAATCGAGGTCTAGAACTCGATGGTAAAACCGTGGGAATTATAGGTTATGGAAATAACGGAAATGCCTTCGCAAAGAAATTGAGTGGCTTTGATGTAGAAGTTTTAGCTTACGACAAATACAAGAAGAATTATGGAAATCAATACGCTAAAGAAGCTTCGATGCATGAAATTTTCGAGAAAGCTGATATTTTTTCCTTCCATATACCTCAAACTGAAGAAACCATATACATGGCAGATGAACATTTTTTCAATTCTTTTAAAAAGCCATTTTACCTCATCAACGTAGCACGTGGAAAAATTGTAAAAACGGCTGCTTTACTAAATGCTATAGAACAAGGAAAGGTTTTAGGAGCTTGCTTAGATGTCATGGAATTTGAAAGTGCTTCTTTTGAACAATCTATGCAAGATTCGCAAAACTCAGTGTTTAGTCATTTAGTGAATTCAAATAAAATCATTTTCTCGCCACATGTAGCTGGTTGGACAGTAGAAAGTTATTACAAATTGAGTGAAGTTCTAGCAGATAAGATGATAGCCTATTATGGATTGTGA
- a CDS encoding serine/threonine-protein phosphatase, translating into MVKKLLFILLLLPLFSSFAQMDRDSMDRIIFSIKSRKNDLTTTYDIATNLIDYANEIHDTLYIIKSQQAFADYLWAMALYGKAEDFYIKSAHFADSIKYPNEYAYALYGIGWIEAIQKNNFSKLYMLRNSLKIYENINDKMGVIQLSNALAGAYSEMAKKDPTKPQYRDSAIIYLFSAKKIIEETQDYIRGLDIILNNITDQYLQKKDYKEAQKYLNLTLLHIDTTSRKNNYYQTALLQSKILLSIGKVDSSLYFARKILLPIEKLGNKEYIRGIYSLLYKIYKEKKDFSLSLNYLEKHDSINKIIDNELLSIKYEEIETNLQLLKKEKEIESLQQQNELFQVKEKQKKIMLTGVIIITILIIIFLVIIIRRNRDINRLHTNVSAQKRLLEEKHKEITDSITYAKRIQEAILPSQRIITENLPNSFVLYQPKDIVAGDFYWLEKVNDSIYFAAADCTGHGVPGAMVSVVCANSLSKALLEDNITETGKILDRTRELVVEHFSKSEENVQDGMDISLCKLSGNTLQWSGANNPLWIIRKDSIKIEEIKSNKQAIGKTDKPLPFTSHNIELNQGDSIYIFTDGYADQFGGEYSKKFKSSQLKIQILAIQHMDLNIQKETLLQKFNEWKRENEQTDDVCIIGVKF; encoded by the coding sequence ATGGTAAAAAAACTATTATTCATACTATTGCTTCTCCCTCTGTTTTCTTCTTTTGCACAGATGGATAGAGATTCTATGGATAGAATTATCTTTTCAATTAAAAGTAGAAAAAATGATTTAACAACTACTTACGACATCGCTACCAATCTTATTGATTACGCAAATGAAATACATGATACGCTTTATATTATTAAATCACAGCAAGCATTTGCTGATTACTTATGGGCAATGGCCCTATATGGGAAAGCAGAAGATTTCTATATAAAATCCGCACACTTTGCTGACTCGATCAAATACCCAAATGAATACGCTTATGCCTTATACGGTATAGGCTGGATTGAAGCTATTCAAAAAAATAACTTCTCCAAATTATATATGCTTAGAAATTCATTAAAGATTTATGAAAATATAAATGATAAAATGGGTGTTATACAACTATCTAATGCCTTGGCAGGGGCATATAGTGAGATGGCTAAGAAAGACCCCACCAAACCGCAATATAGAGACTCAGCTATTATATATCTATTTAGTGCTAAAAAAATCATTGAAGAAACTCAAGATTATATCAGAGGACTTGACATTATTTTAAATAATATAACGGACCAATATTTACAGAAAAAAGACTACAAAGAAGCTCAAAAATATTTAAACCTAACCCTTCTACACATAGATACCACAAGCCGAAAAAACAATTATTATCAAACAGCTCTTCTACAAAGTAAAATACTCCTATCTATAGGAAAGGTTGACAGTTCTCTGTATTTTGCTAGAAAGATTCTACTTCCTATAGAAAAACTAGGTAACAAAGAATACATTCGAGGAATTTATAGCTTGCTTTACAAAATTTACAAGGAGAAAAAAGATTTTTCTTTATCACTTAACTATTTAGAAAAACATGATTCCATTAACAAAATAATTGATAATGAATTATTATCTATTAAGTATGAAGAAATCGAAACAAATCTTCAACTCTTAAAGAAGGAAAAGGAAATAGAGTCTCTCCAACAACAAAATGAATTATTCCAAGTCAAAGAAAAGCAGAAAAAGATTATGCTCACTGGGGTTATAATTATCACGATATTAATTATCATTTTTCTAGTAATTATTATTCGTAGAAACCGAGATATAAATAGGCTGCACACTAACGTATCTGCTCAGAAACGTTTATTGGAAGAAAAGCACAAAGAAATAACAGATTCCATTACTTATGCTAAACGTATTCAAGAAGCTATTCTTCCTTCTCAACGAATTATTACTGAAAATCTTCCTAATAGTTTTGTGCTTTACCAACCAAAAGATATTGTTGCTGGAGATTTTTACTGGCTTGAAAAGGTAAATGATTCTATCTATTTTGCAGCAGCAGATTGTACAGGCCATGGTGTTCCGGGTGCTATGGTAAGCGTAGTGTGTGCTAATTCTTTATCTAAAGCTTTACTGGAAGATAACATTACAGAAACAGGAAAGATTTTGGATAGAACTCGAGAATTAGTAGTGGAGCATTTTTCAAAAAGTGAAGAAAATGTACAAGACGGGATGGACATATCACTTTGTAAACTCTCGGGAAACACACTTCAATGGAGTGGTGCTAATAATCCTTTATGGATTATCCGAAAAGACAGTATAAAAATTGAAGAAATTAAATCCAACAAACAAGCCATTGGAAAAACAGATAAACCACTTCCTTTTACCTCTCATAATATTGAATTAAATCAAGGGGATAGTATCTACATTTTTACGGATGGATATGCCGATCAATTTGGAGGAGAATATTCTAAAAAATTCAAATCTTCACAATTAAAAATTCAAATCCTAGCAATACAGCACATGGATTTAAACATACAAAAAGAAACCCTTCTTCAAAAGTTTAACGAATGGAAAAGGGAAAATGAGCAGACAGATGATGTGTGTATAATTGGTGTCAAATTTTAA
- a CDS encoding DMT family transporter — protein MNVIVFIWGFTGILGKIIQLNFDQIVFFRLILSGLSLFLYLALTRKNYIIRDKKSAIKVFGIGILVTLHWLLFYKAIQVSSASLAVLCLATTTLHVSWIEPIVMKQKFSIQEFIFGLLVIAGIAFVSGNIDATQLEGVFWGLCAAVTAACFSVFNLKMKRKGISSSSITLYEMFSGFFFLVIILGFQGKFDSHFFQMTMSDFWWLMFLSVICTSIAYLLMIEVVDKLGAFTASLSINLEPVYSILLAIPILHENEILNSKFYFGAAFIVLVIIMNPIVKNWMEKKGNKSSLIS, from the coding sequence ATGAATGTAATCGTCTTCATTTGGGGATTTACAGGCATTTTGGGAAAAATCATCCAATTAAATTTTGATCAAATAGTATTCTTTAGATTAATCTTATCGGGATTGAGTTTGTTTCTCTATTTAGCATTGACACGAAAAAACTACATCATTCGTGATAAAAAATCTGCAATCAAAGTATTTGGCATTGGGATATTAGTAACATTACACTGGCTCCTATTCTACAAAGCCATCCAAGTTTCATCTGCATCTCTTGCCGTTTTGTGTTTAGCAACAACCACACTACATGTCAGCTGGATAGAGCCCATCGTCATGAAACAGAAATTTTCTATTCAAGAATTTATTTTTGGATTATTAGTCATTGCAGGGATTGCTTTCGTTTCTGGAAACATTGATGCAACGCAACTAGAAGGTGTTTTCTGGGGATTATGTGCTGCTGTAACAGCTGCCTGTTTCTCAGTGTTCAATCTAAAGATGAAAAGAAAAGGAATATCCTCTTCTTCAATTACCCTCTATGAAATGTTCTCAGGATTTTTCTTTTTAGTCATTATATTAGGATTTCAAGGGAAATTCGACTCTCATTTTTTTCAAATGACAATGAGTGATTTTTGGTGGCTGATGTTTTTGAGCGTGATTTGTACTTCAATTGCTTATCTACTTATGATCGAGGTTGTAGATAAATTGGGTGCCTTCACTGCTTCCTTAAGTATTAATTTAGAACCTGTATATTCCATCCTACTAGCCATCCCTATACTCCATGAAAATGAAATCTTAAATTCTAAATTTTATTTTGGTGCTGCTTTCATAGTGCTGGTAATCATTATGAATCCTATTGTAAAGAACTGGATGGAAAAGAAAGGGAATAAGAGCAGCCTTATTTCTTAA
- a CDS encoding SDR family oxidoreductase, which yields MNYFQDKVIWITGASSGIGEELAKQLSVLGGKLILSARSVEKLEALKNSIANSENHLVVPMDLAENTHFDDLAKKVIDRFGRIDFVFNSGGVSQRSEVSDTTMEVDRKIMEVNYFGNVALAKAVLPYMQQQKSGHFIVTSSIAGKFGFYLRSAYAASKHALHGFYESLSLEEAKHNVFVTIVCPGKINTPISVSALTGDGTPHNEMDHNQATGMSVDECVRQIIKATEKRKREVLIGNKEILAAKIKRFSPALFWKIIKNQKAT from the coding sequence ATGAATTATTTTCAAGATAAAGTAATATGGATAACAGGTGCTTCTTCTGGGATTGGAGAAGAGTTAGCCAAGCAACTCTCGGTACTCGGAGGTAAATTAATCTTATCTGCAAGAAGTGTAGAGAAATTAGAAGCACTTAAAAATTCCATAGCGAATAGTGAGAATCATTTGGTTGTACCCATGGATTTAGCTGAAAATACTCATTTTGATGATTTAGCTAAGAAAGTGATTGATCGTTTTGGAAGAATTGATTTTGTATTCAATAGTGGAGGTGTTTCTCAACGTTCAGAAGTGAGTGATACTACCATGGAAGTTGATAGGAAAATTATGGAGGTTAATTATTTTGGAAATGTTGCTTTAGCAAAAGCTGTGTTGCCTTATATGCAACAACAAAAAAGTGGACACTTTATTGTTACTTCTAGTATCGCAGGTAAATTTGGTTTTTATTTGCGTTCGGCTTATGCTGCATCCAAGCATGCTTTACATGGATTTTATGAATCACTTTCTTTGGAAGAGGCAAAACACAATGTATTTGTGACCATTGTTTGTCCAGGAAAAATCAACACTCCTATCTCTGTGAGTGCTCTAACAGGAGATGGAACACCTCATAATGAAATGGATCACAATCAAGCAACAGGAATGTCTGTTGATGAGTGTGTAAGACAGATCATTAAAGCAACTGAAAAGAGAAAACGCGAAGTGTTGATAGGGAACAAAGAAATTTTAGCAGCTAAGATTAAACGTTTTTCACCTGCCTTATTTTGGAAAATAATTAAAAATCAAAAAGCGACATAA
- a CDS encoding low molecular weight phosphotyrosine protein phosphatase — translation MKILMVCLGNICRSPMADGLLRKKVKDNNLDVEVDSAGTGGWHAGESPDPRMQKTAAKNGVPIHELVARQFQVSDFDTFDRIYVMDRSNYTNVLKLARNDKDKEKVDLLLNLSFPGEDREVPDPYFGGQDGFQEVFEMLDDATTILINELEENGNR, via the coding sequence ATGAAGATACTGATGGTGTGTTTAGGAAACATTTGTCGTTCCCCCATGGCAGATGGCTTGTTGCGAAAGAAAGTTAAGGATAATAATTTGGATGTGGAGGTTGATTCCGCGGGAACAGGCGGTTGGCATGCTGGGGAATCACCAGATCCTCGTATGCAAAAAACGGCTGCAAAAAATGGAGTTCCTATTCATGAATTAGTAGCCCGTCAATTTCAGGTTTCTGATTTTGATACATTTGACCGCATCTATGTGATGGATAGAAGCAATTATACGAATGTACTAAAACTTGCAAGAAATGATAAAGACAAGGAGAAAGTAGATTTACTTTTAAACTTATCTTTTCCGGGGGAAGATCGTGAAGTGCCGGATCCATATTTTGGAGGACAGGATGGCTTCCAAGAGGTTTTTGAAATGTTAGATGATGCGACAACAATTCTTATCAATGAACTTGAAGAAAATGGCAACAGGTAA
- a CDS encoding SAM-dependent methyltransferase yields MATGKLYLLPTLLGSDNWEHVIPYDVVKIAKETRYFAVEEIKTARRFLRKIDREFPIDDSTFFVLNKNTPHHELAKMLVPLKEGKDVAIMSEAGCPGIADPGANLVALAHQQNLLVMPLTGPSSILLGLIGSGFNGQTFTFHGYVPKERKQRIDAFKNYERSASQSGHTHIFMETPYRNNHLLEDLLNECLDTTFLCIACDLTLPSEQIQTKTIKDWRKKAFSLEKRPTMFLIGKPFAG; encoded by the coding sequence ATGGCAACAGGTAAACTATATCTTCTCCCGACCTTATTGGGTTCTGACAATTGGGAACATGTAATCCCTTATGATGTCGTAAAAATCGCTAAAGAAACACGTTATTTTGCTGTAGAAGAGATTAAAACAGCACGTAGATTCCTTCGAAAAATAGATAGAGAATTCCCAATTGATGATTCTACATTTTTTGTATTGAATAAAAATACTCCTCACCATGAATTAGCTAAAATGCTAGTGCCTTTAAAAGAAGGGAAGGATGTAGCGATTATGTCTGAAGCAGGTTGTCCTGGAATAGCAGATCCTGGTGCAAATTTAGTTGCATTGGCACATCAACAGAATTTGTTAGTAATGCCATTGACAGGTCCATCTTCTATTTTGTTAGGATTAATTGGAAGTGGTTTTAATGGTCAGACATTTACTTTTCATGGCTATGTTCCAAAAGAAAGAAAGCAAAGAATCGATGCATTTAAAAATTATGAACGTTCCGCTAGTCAATCGGGACACACCCATATTTTTATGGAAACCCCATACCGAAACAATCATTTATTAGAAGATTTATTAAATGAATGTTTAGATACTACCTTTCTGTGTATTGCATGTGATTTGACACTCCCTAGCGAACAAATTCAGACTAAAACCATTAAAGATTGGCGAAAGAAAGCCTTTAGTTTAGAGAAACGACCTACCATGTTTTTGATAGGAAAACCGTTTGCTGGATAG
- a CDS encoding GIY-YIG nuclease family protein, translating to MTKSYYIYILTNFNRTTLYIGVTNNLARRLEEHISQEKTQSFTAKYNIKYCIYYELFTDIRMAIAREKEIKKWQRNRKIKLIESRNISWKTYDYNNFLLQPFDYQK from the coding sequence ATGACTAAGTCGTATTATATTTATATCCTTACTAATTTTAATCGTACTACATTATATATCGGAGTCACTAATAATTTAGCCAGAAGATTAGAGGAACATATTTCACAAGAAAAAACTCAAAGTTTTACAGCAAAATATAATATTAAATATTGTATTTATTATGAGTTATTCACTGACATACGTATGGCAATTGCTCGAGAAAAGGAAATAAAGAAATGGCAACGAAATAGAAAAATTAAACTAATTGAAAGCCGAAATATTAGCTGGAAAACTTATGATTATAATAACTTCTTACTACAGCCTTTTGATTATCAAAAATAA